Proteins encoded together in one Candidatus Xianfuyuplasma coldseepsis window:
- a CDS encoding serine hydrolase domain-containing protein, with protein sequence MQLKDILKTHSFNGQVLLSKGEQIIDKAAHGYRDIENQIPMTLDTRIRIASVSKQFTAVAMLLLAYQGKCSLDDTLDTYFPHYQHGSKITIHQLLCNSSGIAPYELFADYSTYFAKDYFYEVFVDDVVFPLGLSFEPGTAYEYSGSGYMVLTRLIELISGEPFDVHLKHALFEPLHMKDTDFDHNDPSDHLAVPYDVNEGQIVDAMPIDMRLAGGGGGCFSTVLDLHKWNQSLFDCTLLPQEWINKLFVKYTPINEYVSYGYGFFLASDTNETPPVNYNYHTGGGPGARSISSLFVDYGYQLIMLSNVNDRTTFDKVRSELYQILYQGDIL encoded by the coding sequence ATGCAACTAAAAGACATTTTAAAAACCCATTCGTTTAATGGACAAGTACTCCTTAGTAAGGGAGAACAAATTATTGATAAGGCAGCACATGGCTACCGCGATATCGAGAATCAAATACCGATGACTCTGGATACGAGAATTCGAATTGCATCGGTATCGAAACAGTTTACTGCGGTAGCGATGTTACTGTTGGCATACCAGGGAAAATGTTCATTGGATGATACATTAGATACGTATTTCCCTCATTATCAACATGGCAGTAAGATTACTATCCATCAGTTGTTGTGCAATTCCAGTGGAATTGCTCCATATGAATTATTTGCCGACTATAGTACATACTTTGCCAAGGATTATTTCTATGAAGTATTTGTCGATGACGTCGTGTTCCCGTTAGGGTTAAGTTTTGAACCAGGAACAGCATATGAATATTCTGGTTCTGGGTATATGGTATTAACACGATTAATTGAACTCATCAGCGGTGAACCCTTTGATGTGCATTTGAAACATGCATTATTTGAACCTCTCCATATGAAGGATACCGACTTTGATCATAATGATCCTTCTGATCATCTTGCAGTTCCATACGATGTGAACGAGGGACAGATTGTTGATGCGATGCCGATTGATATGCGTCTAGCTGGGGGTGGCGGTGGATGCTTTTCTACCGTGTTAGACCTTCACAAATGGAATCAATCCTTGTTTGATTGTACCTTGTTACCACAAGAGTGGATTAACAAGTTGTTTGTTAAATACACACCAATCAATGAATATGTGTCGTATGGGTATGGCTTCTTTTTAGCTTCTGATACCAATGAAACTCCTCCGGTAAACTATAACTATCATACCGGTGGTGGACCGGGAGCTCGTTCGATATCGAGTTTATTTGTCGATTATGGTTACCAACTGATCATGCTGTCAAACGTCAATGATCGTACTACATTTGATAAAGTCCGTTCAGAACTCTATCAAATCCTATATCAAGGTGATATACTATAA
- a CDS encoding glycerophosphodiester phosphodiesterase, with amino-acid sequence MKLYLQKAYQLLRFNIRPLLVFEIIYRLLGLAIVYPLVTGILYLSVRWTGFEYVVNADFFEYITDIRTILLGLFLLLVFGIYVTYEVVVLSIVFHASHHRQPVGIQSLLIVSGKRLYQMIKSYHIVIITSSMIFLFLVELFHIVGIASTVQIPDYIASELARFSWFRPVAFFLIVGLLVLFIETIFFELQCTIEKPTLKENFNHSRRLLKGNRLKMVISFFIVNGIINVLIYALYLIIIGIVALFVLLFRGESTVYPIILSIIYSVYLIVGLLATIILIPINFAWINAYYYKHKITKHLELVEDVRYIRSNRPFRRTVFYRIISGVTVLLAIGTIIFISFISNNPAKLELLNNPVVVSHRGGGNFGPENTIAGIQQGLDFAADAIEIDVRFTKDGVPVLLHDATLTRTTNDTANTKISDLTYEELAQYDAGSWFDEAFAGEPIPTLDEALRQINFQATIFLELKDSYQGGEEIIVEMLQDRFLVRNVIILSFNQGQLERIKALDDRIETLLLLSSFIGDISVIAGNDRIDNIGFRYELAQGNADRIRILQQAGKEVYIWTINNQDAISEMNSLNVDGIITDYPLLTREVIYSDSTKSEYRKLLETIFSRDIQ; translated from the coding sequence ATGAAACTGTATCTACAAAAAGCATATCAATTACTACGATTTAACATTCGTCCATTACTTGTCTTTGAAATCATCTACCGGTTACTAGGACTCGCAATTGTGTATCCGCTTGTTACTGGGATCTTATATCTATCCGTACGTTGGACCGGATTTGAGTATGTCGTTAATGCGGACTTCTTTGAGTATATTACAGACATTCGCACAATCCTTCTTGGCTTGTTTTTATTACTGGTATTTGGCATCTATGTTACCTATGAAGTCGTCGTTCTATCGATTGTCTTTCATGCCAGTCATCATCGCCAACCAGTGGGAATCCAGTCATTATTGATCGTATCGGGAAAACGATTATATCAGATGATTAAGTCGTATCATATCGTCATCATTACCTCCTCGATGATTTTCTTATTCTTAGTCGAGTTGTTTCATATTGTCGGGATTGCGAGTACGGTACAAATACCGGATTATATCGCTTCCGAGTTAGCCCGGTTTTCGTGGTTCCGCCCGGTTGCATTTTTCCTCATTGTGGGGTTGCTTGTATTGTTTATTGAAACGATCTTCTTTGAGCTTCAATGTACGATTGAAAAACCAACATTGAAAGAGAATTTTAATCACTCACGACGACTTTTAAAAGGCAATCGTTTGAAAATGGTAATCTCATTCTTTATTGTCAATGGAATCATCAATGTCTTAATCTATGCCCTCTACCTAATCATTATCGGGATTGTCGCCTTGTTTGTCCTACTATTCCGCGGAGAGTCTACCGTATATCCCATTATCTTGTCGATTATTTATAGCGTTTATCTGATTGTAGGGTTACTAGCAACCATCATTTTAATCCCAATTAACTTTGCCTGGATTAATGCATATTACTATAAACACAAGATCACAAAACACCTAGAACTCGTAGAGGATGTTCGGTATATCCGATCCAATCGTCCATTTCGTAGAACGGTATTTTATCGAATTATTTCCGGAGTAACGGTTCTTCTCGCGATTGGAACCATCATCTTTATTTCGTTCATCTCCAACAACCCAGCCAAGCTGGAGTTGTTAAATAATCCGGTTGTCGTATCCCATCGTGGTGGAGGTAATTTTGGACCAGAAAACACGATTGCAGGGATCCAGCAAGGACTTGATTTCGCAGCGGATGCAATTGAAATTGACGTTCGGTTTACCAAAGATGGTGTACCTGTCTTACTTCATGATGCGACCTTAACCAGAACCACAAACGATACCGCAAATACCAAGATCTCCGATCTTACGTATGAAGAACTGGCCCAATATGACGCCGGTTCGTGGTTCGATGAAGCGTTCGCTGGCGAACCGATCCCGACATTAGATGAAGCACTCCGTCAAATTAATTTTCAAGCGACCATCTTCTTGGAACTAAAAGACTCGTATCAAGGGGGAGAAGAAATCATTGTCGAAATGCTCCAGGATCGATTTTTAGTTCGTAATGTTATCATACTCTCTTTTAATCAAGGACAGTTAGAGCGAATCAAAGCGTTAGATGATCGAATTGAAACACTCCTATTACTAAGTTCTTTTATTGGTGATATCTCCGTGATAGCAGGAAATGATCGCATTGATAACATCGGCTTTCGGTATGAACTTGCGCAAGGAAATGCCGATCGTATTCGGATTCTTCAACAAGCCGGTAAGGAAGTCTATATTTGGACCATTAATAACCAAGACGCAATATCGGAGATGAATTCTCTTAATGTTGACGGGATTATCACCGACTATCCCCTTCTAACACGGGAAGTTATTTATTCAGATTCCACAAAATCCGAATATCGTAAACTTCTAGAAACGATTTTTTCACGCGATATCCAATAA
- a CDS encoding glycerophosphodiester phosphodiesterase, with protein MDNKPFITIHRGGGNDAPENTLYAIRQGLKYPVDAIEFDVRFTKDHIPVLLHDASLKRTTTEQDKRYIKDVTLEEARTFDATSWFDSRIPKEPIPTLEEALQLLQGKKQIFIEIKAHDPYMGLTIKRLLETYNMVDDVFILSFYKDILLDIKEHIPTVHCTFIFSRWRQPFAALLDPRFDSIGPKYRYLYRHPKLVKFLKEHNKPIYTWSVNKMRHIKRFIKWKIEGITTDKPTQLLHYIEKQSTRE; from the coding sequence ATGGACAACAAACCCTTTATCACCATCCACCGTGGTGGTGGAAACGATGCGCCGGAAAACACACTATACGCCATTCGTCAAGGACTCAAATATCCTGTGGATGCGATTGAGTTTGACGTCCGTTTTACGAAGGATCACATTCCCGTTTTACTGCATGATGCCTCCTTGAAACGGACAACCACAGAACAAGATAAGCGCTACATCAAGGATGTGACACTAGAAGAAGCACGGACTTTTGATGCAACAAGTTGGTTTGATTCACGTATTCCCAAAGAACCAATCCCAACACTAGAAGAAGCGCTACAATTACTACAAGGCAAGAAACAAATCTTCATTGAAATCAAAGCGCATGATCCCTATATGGGACTTACGATAAAGCGACTCCTAGAAACCTATAACATGGTTGACGATGTCTTTATCTTATCCTTTTACAAAGATATATTATTGGACATAAAAGAACATATTCCAACCGTTCACTGTACTTTTATCTTCTCCAGATGGAGACAACCTTTTGCAGCCTTGCTCGATCCTCGTTTTGATAGTATTGGTCCCAAATATCGATACTTGTATCGTCATCCCAAACTTGTGAAGTTTCTAAAAGAACACAATAAACCGATCTATACATGGTCTGTCAATAAGATGCGACATATCAAGCGATTTATCAAGTGGAAGATTGAAGGGATTACCACCGACAAACCCACGCAACTATTACACTACATAGAAAAACAATCTACTCGCGAGTAG
- a CDS encoding PfkB family carbohydrate kinase, which yields MKFNHAATYDIVVPTSMGVRLTPLHRQVVHTSTQFQLQTTSAESNVLSCGASLGLKTKVLTAFVKDSPIAQFIKNDLMRRHIEYDGQDKPQEGPWGYRHQFNIADSGYGLRAPRVHNDRAGEVGRTIQSSDFDVDRLFQKDGVKLIHISGLIAALSTTTSTFCVELAKKAKQHNTLISFDINYRASFWKDREQELRSVFHEIASLSDILIGNEEDFQLALGVQGPESGGEHLENKVQQFIDMIETMKTSYPNAQMFATTLREVVSANEHLWGSIVHDVTTSSWEIVNPRPIQVLDRIGGGDGFVGGLLYGLIKGMSLADACHFGWANGAFTATLLDDYSMPLSEEQIWSVYEGNARVRR from the coding sequence ATGAAATTTAATCACGCAGCAACATATGATATTGTTGTTCCAACAAGTATGGGTGTCCGCTTAACACCACTGCATCGTCAAGTGGTTCATACGAGTACTCAATTTCAGCTACAAACAACATCCGCAGAAAGTAATGTGTTATCCTGTGGTGCATCACTTGGACTGAAGACAAAAGTCTTAACCGCATTTGTCAAAGACAGCCCGATTGCTCAGTTTATCAAAAACGATTTAATGCGCCGTCATATTGAATATGACGGGCAAGATAAACCACAAGAAGGACCATGGGGATATCGTCATCAGTTTAATATCGCTGACAGTGGCTATGGTCTTCGTGCACCACGCGTTCATAATGATCGTGCTGGAGAAGTGGGACGTACAATTCAATCCAGTGATTTTGATGTGGATCGATTGTTCCAAAAGGATGGGGTAAAATTAATCCATATCTCAGGATTAATCGCTGCCTTAAGTACAACGACATCGACTTTCTGTGTGGAACTGGCAAAGAAAGCCAAACAACACAACACACTAATCAGTTTTGATATTAACTATCGCGCATCGTTCTGGAAAGATCGGGAACAAGAACTGCGCAGCGTATTTCACGAAATCGCCTCATTGTCTGATATCTTAATTGGAAATGAAGAAGACTTCCAACTAGCACTTGGTGTACAAGGACCAGAATCCGGTGGCGAACATCTCGAAAACAAAGTTCAACAGTTTATAGATATGATTGAAACGATGAAAACATCATATCCAAACGCCCAGATGTTTGCAACAACACTACGTGAAGTTGTGAGTGCAAACGAGCATTTATGGGGATCCATTGTCCATGATGTTACCACATCATCCTGGGAAATCGTCAACCCGCGACCGATACAAGTGTTGGATCGCATCGGTGGTGGTGACGGCTTTGTCGGTGGATTGCTGTATGGGTTAATTAAGGGAATGTCCCTTGCGGATGCCTGTCACTTTGGTTGGGCAAACGGGGCCTTTACTGCAACCTTATTAGACGATTATTCAATGCCGTTATCCGAAGAACAAATATGGAGCGTGTACGAAGGTAATGCACGCGTAAGGAGATAG
- the gnd gene encoding decarboxylating NADP(+)-dependent phosphogluconate dehydrogenase — MTYNIGMIGLAVMGENLVLNMESKGFHVCGYDIDQDRVNAFKNGRAKGKNIGFADSLKDLINQLETPRKIMMMIRAGSPVDQVIDQLLPLLDQGDIIIDGGNSNYHDTLRRYELVTSKGFYFIGSGVSGGEEGALNGPSLMPGGSKEAWAHVAPIFKAIAARTSDGDICTEWVGPGGAGHYVKMVHNGIEYGDIQLITEVYHIMRDGLQMSHDDMADVFDRWNQGVLDSYLIDITKDILRKKDEDGSVLVEKILDTAGQKGTGKWTAISSLEEGIPLSLIGESVYARFLSSQKSERIVASKTYNRTIKPFKVNKEEFLQQLHDALYVAKIISYAQGFALLKEASKINKWNLNYGDIALMWRGGCIIRSRFLGKINKAFTNQPSLTNVLLDGYFKDALDKHINNYRTVVAKGILHGIPMPSLSAGLAYFDGYTTETLPANLLQAMRDYFGAHTYERIDKPRGEFFHTNWTGTGGTTSSTTYNA; from the coding sequence ATGACCTACAATATTGGAATGATTGGTCTTGCTGTCATGGGTGAAAATCTTGTATTAAACATGGAATCCAAAGGATTTCATGTTTGTGGTTATGACATCGATCAAGACCGTGTCAACGCATTTAAAAATGGCCGAGCAAAAGGTAAAAATATTGGTTTTGCAGATTCACTAAAAGATCTTATAAACCAACTTGAAACGCCGCGTAAAATCATGATGATGATTCGTGCTGGTAGTCCCGTCGATCAAGTGATTGATCAACTCCTACCATTACTCGATCAAGGAGATATCATCATTGACGGTGGAAATTCAAACTACCACGATACCTTACGCCGTTATGAACTTGTCACGAGCAAAGGCTTCTATTTCATTGGAAGTGGTGTTTCTGGGGGTGAAGAAGGGGCATTAAATGGACCATCACTAATGCCAGGAGGCTCTAAAGAGGCATGGGCTCATGTGGCTCCGATCTTTAAAGCAATCGCTGCCCGTACATCCGATGGAGACATCTGCACCGAATGGGTCGGACCTGGAGGGGCAGGACACTATGTAAAAATGGTACATAATGGAATTGAGTATGGTGACATCCAATTAATTACCGAAGTCTATCACATCATGCGCGATGGTTTACAAATGAGTCATGATGATATGGCCGATGTCTTTGATCGGTGGAATCAAGGGGTACTTGATAGCTATCTGATTGATATTACCAAAGATATTTTACGAAAGAAAGACGAAGATGGTAGTGTCCTTGTTGAAAAGATACTAGATACCGCAGGACAAAAAGGTACTGGTAAATGGACTGCAATCAGTTCTCTTGAAGAAGGTATCCCATTATCTCTGATCGGGGAAAGTGTATATGCACGTTTCTTATCCTCACAAAAATCAGAACGAATTGTAGCATCGAAAACCTATAATCGAACCATCAAACCGTTCAAGGTTAACAAAGAAGAGTTCTTACAACAATTACACGACGCCCTCTATGTCGCTAAAATCATTAGTTATGCCCAAGGATTTGCTTTACTAAAAGAAGCATCTAAAATAAATAAATGGAATCTAAACTACGGAGATATTGCCTTAATGTGGCGTGGCGGATGCATCATTCGTAGTCGTTTCTTAGGCAAAATCAATAAAGCATTTACCAATCAACCATCGCTGACAAATGTACTTCTAGATGGGTACTTCAAAGATGCTTTGGACAAACATATCAACAACTACCGCACCGTAGTAGCCAAAGGTATATTGCATGGTATTCCAATGCCATCACTCAGTGCCGGATTGGCCTACTTTGACGGATATACAACAGAGACCTTACCTGCGAATTTACTCCAAGCGATGCGCGATTATTTCGGGGCTCATACCTACGAGAGAATCGACAAACCACGAGGTGAATTCTTCCACACCAATTGGACTGGTACAGGTGGAACCACTTCATCAACCACATACAACGCATAG
- a CDS encoding lactate racemase domain-containing protein, translated as MDIRYYGKEQGLSDTEILKGIQKSLQDLTVNRVLIIPPDITRFHSYAGRITNMYYHELKDLCEIDILPALGTHVPMPDDELEEMFGDIPLDKFIIHDWRNDVVKIGEVPADYVKDITGGYWAEKVTCEINKIIVEGDYDLILSIGQVVPHEVIGMANHSKNLLVGCGGRNTINESHMIGAVYGMERMMGKDHTPVRKILDYALEHYLNNLPIVFVLTVTTAVKNDVTIHGLFIGPNRPTFESAVELAQKKNIDFLDRPINKCVVYLDPKEFKSTWLGNKAVYRTRMAIKDGGELLILAPGVKRFGEDDRIDELIRTYGYTGRDQVLKDFHNNKDLQDNMSAAAHLIHGSSDGRFTITYAVQDITKEEIEQVQFNYANYHDVIQTYNPDTLNYGWNTLDNGEEIFYIPNPALGLWIDKNKF; from the coding sequence ATGGATATTCGATATTATGGTAAAGAACAAGGGTTATCCGATACAGAAATCTTGAAAGGTATTCAAAAATCCCTTCAAGATTTGACTGTAAACCGTGTTCTAATTATTCCTCCCGATATTACCCGATTTCATTCCTATGCCGGTCGAATCACCAATATGTACTACCACGAGTTAAAAGACCTTTGTGAGATCGATATTTTACCGGCACTCGGTACCCATGTACCGATGCCAGATGATGAACTTGAAGAAATGTTTGGTGACATTCCTCTAGACAAATTCATCATCCATGACTGGCGCAATGACGTCGTAAAAATCGGTGAAGTCCCTGCGGACTATGTCAAGGATATTACCGGAGGCTATTGGGCCGAAAAAGTCACTTGTGAAATCAATAAGATTATTGTAGAAGGAGACTACGATTTAATTCTCTCCATCGGCCAAGTCGTTCCCCATGAAGTCATAGGAATGGCAAATCACTCCAAGAATCTACTCGTTGGTTGTGGTGGTAGAAACACCATCAACGAATCGCATATGATTGGGGCGGTCTACGGGATGGAACGGATGATGGGAAAAGATCATACTCCTGTTCGTAAGATTCTTGATTATGCCTTGGAACACTATCTAAACAACCTACCGATCGTCTTTGTTCTTACGGTTACCACAGCCGTTAAAAACGATGTCACCATTCACGGATTGTTCATTGGACCTAATCGTCCTACCTTTGAATCCGCGGTCGAGTTAGCTCAAAAGAAAAACATCGATTTCCTCGATCGTCCAATCAACAAATGTGTCGTCTATCTAGACCCCAAAGAATTCAAATCTACCTGGCTTGGAAACAAAGCCGTATACCGCACAAGAATGGCAATCAAAGACGGTGGCGAACTACTTATCTTAGCTCCCGGTGTCAAACGCTTTGGCGAAGATGATCGGATTGATGAATTGATTCGGACCTATGGTTATACGGGTCGTGATCAAGTCCTCAAGGACTTCCATAACAACAAGGATCTCCAAGACAATATGAGTGCTGCAGCCCATCTCATCCACGGCTCCAGTGATGGTCGCTTCACCATCACCTACGCCGTACAAGATATTACAAAAGAGGAGATTGAACAAGTACAATTCAATTATGCGAATTACCACGATGTCATTCAAACATACAACCCCGACACCTTAAACTATGGGTGGAATACTCTAGATAATGGAGAAGAGATTTTCTATATCCCCAACCCAGCTCTAGGGTTATGGATCGATAAAAATAAATTTTAA
- a CDS encoding SDR family oxidoreductase, whose amino-acid sequence MKLPQIHDLQGKTVVLTGGAGVLGTTFARALAQANANVAILDLNETAATALASEIQALGQHAIGVKCNVLDKTSIEAARETVLKAYKKVDILINGAGGNHPSGTTGHEFFDKEDLKNDIKTFFDLDPDGIQFVFNLNFIGTLLPTQVFAKDLLDGGNIINISSMNAFTPLTKIPAYSGAKAAISNFTQWLAVYFSKAGIRCNAIAPGFFLTKQNEALLLDENKQFTPRAQKIITNTPMGRFGNSEELVGAVLFLINNDAASFINGVVLPVDGGFSSYSGV is encoded by the coding sequence ATGAAATTACCACAAATTCACGATTTACAAGGAAAAACAGTTGTTTTAACAGGAGGCGCAGGGGTCCTTGGGACAACCTTCGCAAGAGCACTTGCACAGGCCAATGCCAATGTGGCAATACTGGATTTAAATGAAACGGCAGCCACTGCTTTAGCAAGCGAAATTCAAGCGTTAGGCCAACACGCCATTGGCGTGAAATGTAACGTCTTAGACAAAACCAGTATTGAAGCAGCACGAGAGACAGTATTAAAGGCATACAAGAAAGTGGATATCTTAATCAATGGTGCCGGAGGCAATCATCCTAGTGGTACCACAGGACATGAGTTCTTTGATAAAGAGGATCTCAAGAACGACATCAAAACATTCTTTGATCTTGATCCCGACGGTATCCAATTTGTCTTTAACTTAAATTTCATTGGTACGTTACTACCAACCCAAGTCTTTGCCAAAGACTTACTCGATGGTGGTAACATTATCAACATCTCGAGCATGAATGCATTCACACCACTGACAAAGATACCAGCCTACAGTGGTGCCAAAGCAGCTATCAGCAACTTTACCCAGTGGCTTGCAGTTTACTTCAGTAAAGCCGGTATTCGTTGCAATGCGATTGCTCCTGGATTCTTCCTGACAAAACAAAACGAAGCGTTGTTACTGGACGAAAACAAACAATTCACACCACGAGCACAGAAGATCATTACCAATACGCCAATGGGACGTTTTGGTAATAGTGAAGAACTCGTTGGTGCGGTACTCTTTTTAATCAACAATGACGCAGCCAGTTTTATCAACGGTGTTGTCCTTCCTGTGGATGGTGGATTTAGTTCATATAGCGGGGTGTAA